The Anolis carolinensis isolate JA03-04 chromosome 2, rAnoCar3.1.pri, whole genome shotgun sequence genome has a window encoding:
- the aatk gene encoding serine/threonine-protein kinase LMTK1 isoform X2 gives MLACLCCKKGGIGFKSWRSESREKRLRMVLRCLPCTGASTVPNTTCNVELGNPGQPSPCPLTKEFDNAEGEEYASEFSAQGSPATQNGPEVYILPLTEVSLPMSRQPGRSVQLLKSTDLGRHSLLYLKEIGHGWFGKVFLGEVNAGLSSTQVVVKELKASASVQDQMQFLEEAQPYRALQHTNLLQCLAQCAEVTPYLLVMEFCPLGDLKGYLRSCHAAEALAPDPLTLQRMACEVSCGLLHLHRNNYVHSDLALRNCLLTADLTVKIGDYGLSHCKYKDDYFVTADQLWVPLRWVAPELIDEVHGNLLIVDQTKTSNIWSLGVTIWELFELGGQPYCNYSDRQVLTYAIKEQQLKLPKPQLPLSLSDRWYEVMQFCWLQPEQRPTAEEVHLLLSYLCAKGASEAEEEFERRWNSMKPGGGGSGSSHMGIELSSFPLLEHFSNDGDDVLTVMETSHGLNFEYKWDQGKGDHLPASAMSPRGAARYHELYYSASGSSGGGGQLSLGVSPSCYECKVQGCPGLHTPSVVPVLSAHSPSLNSEYYIRIEEAASEGSGADLDYTMCSYSPEFGRSSHWQANEGHYESNSSPTVSLTMEPLLGHSAHADSIWEPPDYYSYGGPGDKEVPYYEASPKDCAENYLLTEAGASEWPIPSLQKGIFADPLGVSPSVTYTYKETVSESVALEIGEEEQEDEEDEEEEEEESSGDSPRSRRSKNGESPSSSKHWTSNTSASNNSSHPLSPCELPANDSWCYRHMITFQGLMAEPLCTVPREEPTLGIRDLRAALLGEEHVPSSHAGSPCLDIGFPKKGKISPQVASTEMGAEDSAEDPLTEFGVECQQDSTPPSEEDLVAAESLLSKSTPDPAHSSSAEDTTLPEELTGEVERAGENPIAVEEASAEPPPKMLQEINLESGKITNSEQDRTPDKTVSSTSFPDLDEGSDDDDTAELTSGVFTDFSVDCTERQDIMPAFKSLQKQVGTPDSLESLDIPSTTSSCEAFSPTAYVPSSQPKALDSGYDTENYESPEFVLKEPHEPRDPESFPQVGMTQDDNGEGQAKELSLSDSFSTGLQGLDEKNPYRDSAYFSDYDAEGGMREDGEEGDSDGSEGHESDVSQAHIKALEKSLDQNGPAGETRSLSPPEPTCPDRDSMECVSPVTKEKGTREGTSPSLSEEVLANGVIVEELDSNLPKCKDEGTVAVPQTLASSTRSFFLSPVVVDPEVPTVVDGEEGGGVGKAGLESASKEVEHPEEVAQGVSNQEEPQNSSGLSLDLLVAPSQPSSVPADVEEEEEDTEDSDESDEELRCYNIQDQSEDSEEDSPTVPIVVAESHSTRNLRSLLKMPSLLVETFCDDLERKKKAVSFIEDVTVYLFDQESPTKELAELPFPGVTEPPMASVPEQKESNGSPSPADKNNSTPNGSSSSSEGSTSEESTAGGFEWEDDFSLMPVKPSVVSSLASVAPEPALSGLPSTLLPAQKQVLPIQFSRFTVSPAPASRFSITHVTDSDVESVAGSSENGDRE, from the exons ATGTTGGCCTGTTTGTGCTGCAAGAAGGGGGGCATTGGCTTCAAG AGCTGGAGAAGCGAATCCCGGGAGAAGAGACTGAggatggttttgaggtgtctgcCCTGCACGGGGGCCAGCACAGTGCCCAATACAACCTGTAATGTAGAACTGGGGAACCCCGGGCAGCCCTCCCCCTGCCCCCTGACTAAG GAATTTGATAATGCTGAAGGAGAAGAATATGCCAGTGAATTCTCAGCCCAGGGCTCACCAGCCACACAAAATGGGCCCGAAGTCTACATTCTGCCTCTCACTGAAGTCTCCTTGCCCATGTCCAGGCAGCCTGGGCGCTCAG TGCAGCTGCTCAAGTCCACTGACCTGGGGCGTCACAGTCTGCTGTACCTCAAGGAAATTGGCCATGGATGGTTTGGCAAG GTGTTCCTCGGTGAGGTGAATGCAGGGCTGAGTAGCACTCAAGTGGTTGTGAAAGAGCTCAAGGCCAGTGCCAGTGTGCAAGATCAAATGCAATTCCTGGAAGAGGCCCAGCCATACAG AGCGCTCCAGCACACCAATCTCCTGCAGTGCTTGGCCCAGTGTGCCGAAGTGACACCTTATCTGCTGGTGATGGAGTTCTGCCCACTG GGTGACCTGAAGGGCTACCTCCGGAGCTGCCATGCCGCCGAAGCTCTGGCTCCTGATCCTCTGACGCTGCAACGCATGGCCTGCGAGGTATCCTGTGGCTTGCTGCACCTTCACCGCAACAACTATGTACATAG TGACCTAGCACTGCGGAATTGCTTACTCACAGCTGACCTGACTGTCAAAATTGGCGACTATGGGCTTTCTCACTGCAAATACAAA GATGACTACTTTGTGACAGCTGACCAACTGTGGGTACCGTTGCGCTGGGTGGCACCTGAGCTCATTGATGAGGTACATGGCAACCTCCTTATTGTCGACCAGACCAAGACCAGCAATATTTG GTCATTGGGTGTGACCATCTGGGAGCTCTTTGAGTTGGGTGGACAGCCCTACTGTAACTACTCGGACCGGCAGGTGCTCACCTATGCCATCAAGGAGCAGCAACTGAAACTCCCCAAGCCACAACTTCCACTCTCACTATCTGACCGTTG GTATGAGGTGATGCAGTTCTGCTGGTTGCAACCAGAGCAGCGCCCCACTGCTGAGGAGGTGCACCTCCTGCTGTCCTACCTATGTGCCAAGGGTGCCTCTGAGGCAGAAGAAGAGTTTGAGCGACGCTGGAACTCTATGAAACCTGGTGGTGGTGGCTCAGGCTCAAGCCACATGGGTATTGAGCTTTCATCCTTTccactcctggagcatttctccaatgatggtgatgatgtccTGACTGTCATGGAGACCAGCCACGGTCTCAACTTTGAATACAAATGGGATCAAGGCAAAGGCGATCACTTACCAGCTTCAGCTATGAGCCCCCGGGGTGCTGCCCGCTATCATGAGCTTTATTATTCAGCCAGTGGCAGCAGCGGTGGTGGTGGGCAACTCAGCTTGGGGGTCTCACCCTCCTGCTATGAGTGCAAAGTGCAAGGCTGCCCAGGCCTGCATACACCAAGTGTAGTTCCTGTGTTGAGTGCCCACAGCCCCTCCCTGAACAGTGAGTACTACATCCGCATCGAAGAGGCAGCCTCTGAGGGCAGTGGAGCCGACCTTGATTACACCATGTGTTCCTACAGCCCAGAGTTTGGCCGCTCTTCTCATTGGCAAGCCAATGAGGGTCACTATGAGTCAAACAGTAGTCCCACTGTCTCCCTCACCATGGAACCCCTTTTGGGCCACTCGGCACATGCTGACAGCATTTGGGAACCCCCTGACTATTACTCCTATGGAGGACCAGGGGACAAGGAGGTCCCATATTATGAGGCCTCACCAAAGGATTGTGCTGAAAACTACCTGCTAACAGAGGCTGGTGCCTCTGAGTGGCCCATCCCATCCTTGCAAAAAGGCATTTTTGCAGACCCACTGGGTGTCTCTCCTTCAGTGACCTACACTTATAAGGAGACTGTTTCAGAATCAGTAGCTTTGGAAATTGGGGAAGAGGAGCAGGAAGacgaggaggatgaggaggaggaagaagaagagagctCAGGCGATAGCCCCAGGAGCAGAAGGAGTAAGAATGGTGAGTCCCCTTCCTCCAGCAAGCATTGGACATCCAACACCTCAGCCAGTAATAACAGCAGCCACCCACTGTCCCCGTGTGAACTGCCGGCCAATGATAGTTGGTGCTATAGACACATGATAACATTCCAGGGGCTCATGGCCGAGCCACTGTGCACAGTGCCACGAGAGGAGCCAACGCTAGGGATCAGGGACCTGAGAGCAGCCCTGCTGGGTGAGGAGCATGTGCCATCATCTCACGCAGGCTCCCCTTGCCTTGACATTGGTTTTCCTAAAAAGGGTAAGATATCACCCCAAGTTGCCAGCACAGAGATGGGAGCAGAGGACTCAGCAGAGGATCCCTTGACAGAATTTGGAGTAGAATGCCAGCAAGACAGCACGCCACCATCAGAGGAAGATCTGGTTGCAGCAGAATCACTGTTGTCAAAATCTACACCAGATCCTGCCCACAGCTCATCTGCTGAGGACACCACTTTGCCAGAAGAGTTAACAGGTGAGGTGGAAAGAGCTGGGGAAAATCCAATAGCTGTAGAAGAGGCTTCAGCTGAACCCCCACCCAAGATGCTACAGGAAATCAATCTAGAAAGTGGAAAGATTACCAACAGTGAACAGGACAGAACACCAGACAAGACTGTTTCAAGCACTAGCTTCCCTGACTTAGATGAgggcagtgatgatgatgatacagctGAACTTACATCTGGAGTCTTCACAGACTTCTCAGTTGACTGTACTGAGCGACAGGATATAATGCCCGCCTTCAAGTCCTTGCAGAAGCAGGTGGGGACTCCTGACTCTCTGGAGTCATTGGACATCCCTTCTACCACCAGTTCCTGTGAGGCATTCAGCCCTACAGCCTATGTGCCCTCAAGCCAACCAAAGGCCCTGGACAGTGGCTATGACACAGAGAACTATGAGTCACCTGAATTTGTCCTTAAGGAGCCTCATGAGCCACGAGATCCCGAGTCTTTTCCTCAGGTAGGGATGACCCAGGATGACAATGGGGAGGGCCAAGCCAAAGAGCTCAGCCTCTCTGATTCATTTAGCACTGGACTGCAAGGCCTGGATGAAAAAAACCCTTACCGTGACTCAGCCTACTTCTCTGACTATGATGCTGAGGGGGGGATGAGGGAGGATGGTGAAGAAGGGGATAGTGATGGTTCTGAAGGGCATGAGTCAGATGTTTCCCAAGCACACATCAAAGCATTGGAGAAAAGCCTTGACCAAAATGGCCCTGCAGGTGAAACACGCTCCCTTTCTCCTCCTGAACCCACTTGCCCAGATAGAGACAGCATGGAATGTGTGTCTCCAGTGACTAAGGAGAAGGGCACAAGGGAAGGCACCAGTCCCAGTTTGTCAGAAGAGGTGTTGGCAAATGGAGTGATTGTAGAGGAACTGGACTCAAACCTGCCTAAGTGTAAAGATGAGGGGACTGTCGCTGTACCCCAAACATTGGCCTCTAGCACCAGGTCCTTTTTCTTGTCACCTGTGGTTGTGGATCCAGAGGTACCTACTGTGGTGGATGGAGAGGAGGGTGGAGGGGTAGGGAAGGCAGGACTGGAAAGTGCCTCAAAGGAGGTGGAGCATCCTGAGGAAGTGGCACAGGGTGTTAGCAATCAGGAAGAGCCGCAGAACAGCTCTGGGCTCTCACTAGACCTGTTAGTTGCACCATCCCAGCCTTCATCTGTCCCTGCTGatgtggaggaagaggaggaggacacagAGGACAGTGATGAGTCTGATGAGGAGCTGCGATGCTACAACATCCAGGACCAGAGTGAAGATAGTGAGGAGGATTCACCCACTGTTCCCATAGTGGTTGCTGAAAGCCACAGCACCCGCAACCTGCGTAGCCTGCTGAAGATGCCCAGCCTGCTGGTGGAGACCTTCTGTGATGACCTTGAACGCAAGAAGAAAGCTGTCTCCTTCATTGAAGATGTCACTGTCTACCTCTTTGACCAG GAAAGCCCCACGAAGGAACTTGCGGAGCTGCCCTTCCCAGGGGTGACAGAGCCTCCCATGGCATCAGTCCCTGAGCAGAAGGAGAGCAATGGTTCTCCAAGCCCAGCAGACAAAAACAATTCTACACCCAATGGCAGCAGCTCCTCCTCAGAAGGGAGCACCTCTGAAGAAAGTACAG CTGGTGGGTTTGAGTGGGAAGACGACTTCTCACTCATGCCGGTGAAACCGTCTGTCGTGTCATCACTGGCATCAGTGGCACCTGAGCCTGCCCTCTCCGGACTGCCCTCTACACTTCTACCCGCTCAGAAGCAGGTGCTGCCCATCCAGTTTTCACGTTTCACTGTCTCACCTGCCCCAGCATCTCGGTTTTCCATCACACACGTCACTGACTCAGATGTCGAATCTGTAGCAG GCAGCAGTGAAAATGGTGACAGAGAGTGA
- the aatk gene encoding serine/threonine-protein kinase LMTK1 isoform X5: MKGVENPKSKLSFSNVSYVDGTPLSELSWSSSLVVVAVSFSGLFTFIFLMLACLCCKKGGIGFKSWRSESREKRLRMVLRCLPCTGASTVPNTTCNVELGNPGQPSPCPLTKEFDNAEGEEYASEFSAQGSPATQNGPEVYILPLTEVSLPMSRQPGRSVQLLKSTDLGRHSLLYLKEIGHGWFGKVFLGEVNAGLSSTQVVVKELKASASVQDQMQFLEEAQPYRALQHTNLLQCLAQCAEVTPYLLVMEFCPLGDLKGYLRSCHAAEALAPDPLTLQRMACEVSCGLLHLHRNNYVHSDLALRNCLLTADLTVKIGDYGLSHCKYKDDYFVTADQLWVPLRWVAPELIDEVHGNLLIVDQTKTSNIWSLGVTIWELFELGGQPYCNYSDRQVLTYAIKEQQLKLPKPQLPLSLSDRWYEVMQFCWLQPEQRPTAEEVHLLLSYLCAKGASEAEEEFERRWNSMKPGGGGSGSSHMGIELSSFPLLEHFSNDGDDVLTVMETSHGLNFEYKWDQGKGDHLPASAMSPRGAARYHELYYSASGSSGGGGQLSLGVSPSCYECKVQGCPGLHTPSVVPVLSAHSPSLNSEYYIRIEEAASEGSGADLDYTMCSYSPEFGRSSHWQANEGHYESNSSPTVSLTMEPLLGHSAHADSIWEPPDYYSYGGPGDKEVPYYEASPKDCAENYLLTEAGASEWPIPSLQKGIFADPLGVSPSVTYTYKETVSESVALEIGEEEQEDEEDEEEEEEESSGDSPRSRRSKNGESPSSSKHWTSNTSASNNSSHPLSPCELPANDSWCYRHMITFQGLMAEPLCTVPREEPTLGIRDLRAALLGEEHVPSSHAGSPCLDIGFPKKGKISPQVASTEMGAEDSAEDPLTEFGVECQQDSTPPSEEDLVAAESLLSKSTPDPAHSSSAEDTTLPEELTGEVERAGENPIAVEEASAEPPPKMLQEINLESGKITNSEQDRTPDKTVSSTSFPDLDEGSDDDDTAELTSGVFTDFSVDCTERQDIMPAFKSLQKQVGTPDSLESLDIPSTTSSCEAFSPTAYVPSSQPKALDSGYDTENYESPEFVLKEPHEPRDPESFPQVGMTQDDNGEGQAKELSLSDSFSTGLQGLDEKNPYRDSAYFSDYDAEGGMREDGEEGDSDGSEGHESDVSQAHIKALEKSLDQNGPAGETRSLSPPEPTCPDRDSMECVSPVTKEKGTREGTSPSLSEEVLANGVIVEELDSNLPKCKDEGTVAVPQTLASSTRSFFLSPVVVDPEVPTVVDGEEGGGVGKAGLESASKEVEHPEEVAQGVSNQEEPQNSSGLSLDLLVAPSQPSSVPADVEEEEEDTEDSDESDEELRCYNIQDQSEDSEEDSPTVPIVVAESHSTRNLRSLLKMPSLLVETFCDDLERKKKAVSFIEDVTVYLFDQESPTKELAELPFPGVTEPPMASVPEQKESNGSPSPADKNNSTPNGSSSSSEGSTSEESTAGGFEWEDDFSLMPVKPSVVSSLASVAPEPALSGLPSTLLPAQKQVLPIQFSRFTVSPAPASRFSITHVTDSDVESVAGSSENGDRE; the protein is encoded by the exons ACGGCACTCCGCTAAGTGAGCTCTCCTGGTCCTCCTCTCTGGTGGTTGTGGCTGTTTCCTTCTCTGGGCTCTTCACCTTCATCTTCCTCATGTTGGCCTGTTTGTGCTGCAAGAAGGGGGGCATTGGCTTCAAG AGCTGGAGAAGCGAATCCCGGGAGAAGAGACTGAggatggttttgaggtgtctgcCCTGCACGGGGGCCAGCACAGTGCCCAATACAACCTGTAATGTAGAACTGGGGAACCCCGGGCAGCCCTCCCCCTGCCCCCTGACTAAG GAATTTGATAATGCTGAAGGAGAAGAATATGCCAGTGAATTCTCAGCCCAGGGCTCACCAGCCACACAAAATGGGCCCGAAGTCTACATTCTGCCTCTCACTGAAGTCTCCTTGCCCATGTCCAGGCAGCCTGGGCGCTCAG TGCAGCTGCTCAAGTCCACTGACCTGGGGCGTCACAGTCTGCTGTACCTCAAGGAAATTGGCCATGGATGGTTTGGCAAG GTGTTCCTCGGTGAGGTGAATGCAGGGCTGAGTAGCACTCAAGTGGTTGTGAAAGAGCTCAAGGCCAGTGCCAGTGTGCAAGATCAAATGCAATTCCTGGAAGAGGCCCAGCCATACAG AGCGCTCCAGCACACCAATCTCCTGCAGTGCTTGGCCCAGTGTGCCGAAGTGACACCTTATCTGCTGGTGATGGAGTTCTGCCCACTG GGTGACCTGAAGGGCTACCTCCGGAGCTGCCATGCCGCCGAAGCTCTGGCTCCTGATCCTCTGACGCTGCAACGCATGGCCTGCGAGGTATCCTGTGGCTTGCTGCACCTTCACCGCAACAACTATGTACATAG TGACCTAGCACTGCGGAATTGCTTACTCACAGCTGACCTGACTGTCAAAATTGGCGACTATGGGCTTTCTCACTGCAAATACAAA GATGACTACTTTGTGACAGCTGACCAACTGTGGGTACCGTTGCGCTGGGTGGCACCTGAGCTCATTGATGAGGTACATGGCAACCTCCTTATTGTCGACCAGACCAAGACCAGCAATATTTG GTCATTGGGTGTGACCATCTGGGAGCTCTTTGAGTTGGGTGGACAGCCCTACTGTAACTACTCGGACCGGCAGGTGCTCACCTATGCCATCAAGGAGCAGCAACTGAAACTCCCCAAGCCACAACTTCCACTCTCACTATCTGACCGTTG GTATGAGGTGATGCAGTTCTGCTGGTTGCAACCAGAGCAGCGCCCCACTGCTGAGGAGGTGCACCTCCTGCTGTCCTACCTATGTGCCAAGGGTGCCTCTGAGGCAGAAGAAGAGTTTGAGCGACGCTGGAACTCTATGAAACCTGGTGGTGGTGGCTCAGGCTCAAGCCACATGGGTATTGAGCTTTCATCCTTTccactcctggagcatttctccaatgatggtgatgatgtccTGACTGTCATGGAGACCAGCCACGGTCTCAACTTTGAATACAAATGGGATCAAGGCAAAGGCGATCACTTACCAGCTTCAGCTATGAGCCCCCGGGGTGCTGCCCGCTATCATGAGCTTTATTATTCAGCCAGTGGCAGCAGCGGTGGTGGTGGGCAACTCAGCTTGGGGGTCTCACCCTCCTGCTATGAGTGCAAAGTGCAAGGCTGCCCAGGCCTGCATACACCAAGTGTAGTTCCTGTGTTGAGTGCCCACAGCCCCTCCCTGAACAGTGAGTACTACATCCGCATCGAAGAGGCAGCCTCTGAGGGCAGTGGAGCCGACCTTGATTACACCATGTGTTCCTACAGCCCAGAGTTTGGCCGCTCTTCTCATTGGCAAGCCAATGAGGGTCACTATGAGTCAAACAGTAGTCCCACTGTCTCCCTCACCATGGAACCCCTTTTGGGCCACTCGGCACATGCTGACAGCATTTGGGAACCCCCTGACTATTACTCCTATGGAGGACCAGGGGACAAGGAGGTCCCATATTATGAGGCCTCACCAAAGGATTGTGCTGAAAACTACCTGCTAACAGAGGCTGGTGCCTCTGAGTGGCCCATCCCATCCTTGCAAAAAGGCATTTTTGCAGACCCACTGGGTGTCTCTCCTTCAGTGACCTACACTTATAAGGAGACTGTTTCAGAATCAGTAGCTTTGGAAATTGGGGAAGAGGAGCAGGAAGacgaggaggatgaggaggaggaagaagaagagagctCAGGCGATAGCCCCAGGAGCAGAAGGAGTAAGAATGGTGAGTCCCCTTCCTCCAGCAAGCATTGGACATCCAACACCTCAGCCAGTAATAACAGCAGCCACCCACTGTCCCCGTGTGAACTGCCGGCCAATGATAGTTGGTGCTATAGACACATGATAACATTCCAGGGGCTCATGGCCGAGCCACTGTGCACAGTGCCACGAGAGGAGCCAACGCTAGGGATCAGGGACCTGAGAGCAGCCCTGCTGGGTGAGGAGCATGTGCCATCATCTCACGCAGGCTCCCCTTGCCTTGACATTGGTTTTCCTAAAAAGGGTAAGATATCACCCCAAGTTGCCAGCACAGAGATGGGAGCAGAGGACTCAGCAGAGGATCCCTTGACAGAATTTGGAGTAGAATGCCAGCAAGACAGCACGCCACCATCAGAGGAAGATCTGGTTGCAGCAGAATCACTGTTGTCAAAATCTACACCAGATCCTGCCCACAGCTCATCTGCTGAGGACACCACTTTGCCAGAAGAGTTAACAGGTGAGGTGGAAAGAGCTGGGGAAAATCCAATAGCTGTAGAAGAGGCTTCAGCTGAACCCCCACCCAAGATGCTACAGGAAATCAATCTAGAAAGTGGAAAGATTACCAACAGTGAACAGGACAGAACACCAGACAAGACTGTTTCAAGCACTAGCTTCCCTGACTTAGATGAgggcagtgatgatgatgatacagctGAACTTACATCTGGAGTCTTCACAGACTTCTCAGTTGACTGTACTGAGCGACAGGATATAATGCCCGCCTTCAAGTCCTTGCAGAAGCAGGTGGGGACTCCTGACTCTCTGGAGTCATTGGACATCCCTTCTACCACCAGTTCCTGTGAGGCATTCAGCCCTACAGCCTATGTGCCCTCAAGCCAACCAAAGGCCCTGGACAGTGGCTATGACACAGAGAACTATGAGTCACCTGAATTTGTCCTTAAGGAGCCTCATGAGCCACGAGATCCCGAGTCTTTTCCTCAGGTAGGGATGACCCAGGATGACAATGGGGAGGGCCAAGCCAAAGAGCTCAGCCTCTCTGATTCATTTAGCACTGGACTGCAAGGCCTGGATGAAAAAAACCCTTACCGTGACTCAGCCTACTTCTCTGACTATGATGCTGAGGGGGGGATGAGGGAGGATGGTGAAGAAGGGGATAGTGATGGTTCTGAAGGGCATGAGTCAGATGTTTCCCAAGCACACATCAAAGCATTGGAGAAAAGCCTTGACCAAAATGGCCCTGCAGGTGAAACACGCTCCCTTTCTCCTCCTGAACCCACTTGCCCAGATAGAGACAGCATGGAATGTGTGTCTCCAGTGACTAAGGAGAAGGGCACAAGGGAAGGCACCAGTCCCAGTTTGTCAGAAGAGGTGTTGGCAAATGGAGTGATTGTAGAGGAACTGGACTCAAACCTGCCTAAGTGTAAAGATGAGGGGACTGTCGCTGTACCCCAAACATTGGCCTCTAGCACCAGGTCCTTTTTCTTGTCACCTGTGGTTGTGGATCCAGAGGTACCTACTGTGGTGGATGGAGAGGAGGGTGGAGGGGTAGGGAAGGCAGGACTGGAAAGTGCCTCAAAGGAGGTGGAGCATCCTGAGGAAGTGGCACAGGGTGTTAGCAATCAGGAAGAGCCGCAGAACAGCTCTGGGCTCTCACTAGACCTGTTAGTTGCACCATCCCAGCCTTCATCTGTCCCTGCTGatgtggaggaagaggaggaggacacagAGGACAGTGATGAGTCTGATGAGGAGCTGCGATGCTACAACATCCAGGACCAGAGTGAAGATAGTGAGGAGGATTCACCCACTGTTCCCATAGTGGTTGCTGAAAGCCACAGCACCCGCAACCTGCGTAGCCTGCTGAAGATGCCCAGCCTGCTGGTGGAGACCTTCTGTGATGACCTTGAACGCAAGAAGAAAGCTGTCTCCTTCATTGAAGATGTCACTGTCTACCTCTTTGACCAG GAAAGCCCCACGAAGGAACTTGCGGAGCTGCCCTTCCCAGGGGTGACAGAGCCTCCCATGGCATCAGTCCCTGAGCAGAAGGAGAGCAATGGTTCTCCAAGCCCAGCAGACAAAAACAATTCTACACCCAATGGCAGCAGCTCCTCCTCAGAAGGGAGCACCTCTGAAGAAAGTACAG CTGGTGGGTTTGAGTGGGAAGACGACTTCTCACTCATGCCGGTGAAACCGTCTGTCGTGTCATCACTGGCATCAGTGGCACCTGAGCCTGCCCTCTCCGGACTGCCCTCTACACTTCTACCCGCTCAGAAGCAGGTGCTGCCCATCCAGTTTTCACGTTTCACTGTCTCACCTGCCCCAGCATCTCGGTTTTCCATCACACACGTCACTGACTCAGATGTCGAATCTGTAGCAG GCAGCAGTGAAAATGGTGACAGAGAGTGA